The proteins below come from a single Fusarium verticillioides 7600 chromosome 3, whole genome shotgun sequence genomic window:
- a CDS encoding E3 ubiquitin-protein ligase BRE1, with protein sequence MPLTTTPSASPRPSTVSKMEDRKRPAISSADEIAPPSKRVAVNGSKAKDDSSDMKEESWIEAYTKGAIYRQMQEYSRKASTYESRLEELHKRSVHHDDHLRLIDAWWRQVLEEMELLSDSEITSTTPSDPPYLSGVTFKDLHEFQKHLSDKGKTIKSRAEALLGRLASSRGKIDPDAALLENKVASLLATQKEYLFKLDRLKSEKDQLSEQLNAATLRYFKAEKKLDRAKSFQVQKLEQQAFANATRPSASGDGSAEAGETNGNAGELLLKYEEATAAATKQKEQLDVILAEIKTLQDENSTLKAKRETLTDEDFIRTDVFKQFKNQNEDLIKRINTLEATNKQLREEAEKLQAERSMFRTQLEADANQVTQELEAEIISRDQDLARVRSARDELLAETTQHKARLEQDRASIDQVKALASAKEDRITALEAKLSRLQPSEDQQAIRPDIEALTIDELRLQYTKLERDFNSINTEFPAMEKAYKKIIQIAQKKAMDTSAVEERMAILIAEKSKADQKYFAARKDADTRNNEIRSLRHQNSKSSEIIAQLKDLESQNRTLLGNLDKQLTDFKQANAALMTENKKMETASLDALRRTESLNKQVADLTNLVKSKDAASAVVRERNTMQETEVEKMKVRLEHTQKDRDNWKNKALSNASEEEEMLRTFALCTICRINFKNTALKTCGHLFCNQCVDDRISNRMRKCPTCSRAFDKMDVMPVHH encoded by the exons ATGCCTCTCACAACCACGCCCTCTGCTTCCCCTCGTCCATCCACAGTCTCAAAGATGGAGGATAGGAAACGGCCTGCTATCAGCAGTGCCGATGAAATAGCCCCTCCGAGCAAGCGAGTTGCTGTCAATGGCTCCAAGGCTAAAGATGACTCTTCCGacatgaaggaggagagttGGATTGAG GCCTACACAAAGGGCGCCATCTACCGGCAGATGCAAGAATACAGTCGAAAGGCTTCTACGTACGAGTCGCGCCTCGAGGAACTTCACAAACGATCTGTCCATCACGACGACCATTTGAGACTTATCGATGCTTGGTGGCGACAG GTGCTTGAGGAAATGGAGCTTCTTTCAGACTCGGAGATCACTTCTACGACACCATCCG ATCCTCCATATCTGAGTGGCGTGACTTTCAAGGATCTTCATGAATTCCAGAAACATCTATCCGACAAAGGCAAAACGATCAAATCCAGAGCTGAGGCACTCCTCGGACGATTGGCCTCTTCGCGAGGCAAGATTGACCCCGACGCTGCTTTGCTGGAGAATAAGGTTGCAAGTCTGCTGGCAACTCAAAAGGAATACTTGTTCAAATTGGACCGTTTGAAGAGTGAAAAGGACCAGCTCTCTGAACAACTAAATGCCGCGACTTTGCGGTACTTCAAAGCGGAGAAGAAACTAGACCGTGCCAAAAGCTTTCAGGTGCAGAAGCTCGAACAACAAGCATTTGCTAATGCCACCCGCCCTTCTGCATCTGGCGATGGGAGTGCTGAGGCCGGCGAAACAAATGGCAATGCGGGTGAACTGTTGCTCAAGTATGAAGAGGCAACTGCAGCTGCTACCAAGCAAAAGGAACAACTCGATGTCATTTTGGCTGAAATCAAGACCCTTCAGGACGAGAACTCGACTCTTAAAGCGAAGAGAGAGACCTTAACTGATGAAGACTTCATTCGGACCGACGTTTTCAAACAGTTCAAAAACCAGAACGAGGATCTCATCAAACGTATCAACACCCTCGAAGCTACAAACAAACAGCTACGGGAAGAAGCCGAAAAACTACAAGCAGAGCGATCGATGTTCAGAACCCAGCTTGAAGCAGACGCGAATCAGGTGACACAAGAACTTGAAGCGGAGATCATTTCcagagatcaagatcttgcccGAGTGCGATCGGCGCGCGATGAATTGCTGGCCGAAACTACGCAGCATAAGGCAAGATTAGAACAGGACCGGGCATCAATCGATCAAGTCAAGGCTCTGGCGTCTGCCAAAGAGGATAGAATTACGGCTTTGGAAGCAAAACTTTCACGCCTTCAACCAAGCGAGGACCAGCAAGCTATTCGCCCGGATATCGAGGCATTGACAATTGATGAACTTCGTCTGCAATACACAAAATTGGAGCGAGATTTCAACTCTATCAACACTGAATTCCCGGCTATGGAAAAGGCATACAAGAAAATAATTCAAATTGCTCAAAAGAAAGCGATGGATACCAGTGCTGTAGAGGAACGCATGGCAATACTAATTGCAGAGAAGAGTAAAGCTGACCAGAAATACTTTGCCGCGCGAAAGGATGCAGACACTCGCAACAACGAGATTCGATCATTACGGCACCAGAACAGCAAGAGCTCGGAAATCATCGCCCAGCTGAAGGACCTCGAATCGCAGAACCGTACCCTACTGGGTAATTTGGATAAACAGTTGACGGATTTCAAACAAGCAAATGCAGCCCTTATgacagagaacaagaagatggaaacAGCAAGCCTCGATGCTCTCCGCCGTACTGAGTCTCTGAACAAGCAAGTTGCTGATCTGACAAACCTGGTCAAGTCTAAAGATGCGGCTTCTGCTGTGGTTCGTGAGCGCAATACTATGCAGGAGACTGaggtggagaagatgaaggtaCGCCTCGAACATACACAGAAAGATCGCGACAACTGGAAGAATAAGGCATTGAGCAATGCgtctgaagaagaggaaatgtTACGG ACGTTCGCTCTATGCACTATTTGTCGTATCAATTTCAAGAATACGGCGTTGAAGACGTGTGGCCATTTATTCTGCAACCAATGTGTGGATGATCGCATCAGCAACCGCATGCGAAAATGTCCTACATGTTCCCGAGCATTTGACAAGATGGACGTTATGCCCGTCCATCATTGA
- a CDS encoding E3 ubiquitin-protein ligase BRE1 yields MELLSDSEITSTTPSDPPYLSGVTFKDLHEFQKHLSDKGKTIKSRAEALLGRLASSRGKIDPDAALLENKVASLLATQKEYLFKLDRLKSEKDQLSEQLNAATLRYFKAEKKLDRAKSFQVQKLEQQAFANATRPSASGDGSAEAGETNGNAGELLLKYEEATAAATKQKEQLDVILAEIKTLQDENSTLKAKRETLTDEDFIRTDVFKQFKNQNEDLIKRINTLEATNKQLREEAEKLQAERSMFRTQLEADANQVTQELEAEIISRDQDLARVRSARDELLAETTQHKARLEQDRASIDQVKALASAKEDRITALEAKLSRLQPSEDQQAIRPDIEALTIDELRLQYTKLERDFNSINTEFPAMEKAYKKIIQIAQKKAMDTSAVEERMAILIAEKSKADQKYFAARKDADTRNNEIRSLRHQNSKSSEIIAQLKDLESQNRTLLGNLDKQLTDFKQANAALMTENKKMETASLDALRRTESLNKQVADLTNLVKSKDAASAVVRERNTMQETEVEKMKVRLEHTQKDRDNWKNKALSNASEEEEMLRTFALCTICRINFKNTALKTCGHLFCNQCVDDRISNRMRKCPTCSRAFDKMDVMPVHH; encoded by the exons ATGGAGCTTCTTTCAGACTCGGAGATCACTTCTACGACACCATCCG ATCCTCCATATCTGAGTGGCGTGACTTTCAAGGATCTTCATGAATTCCAGAAACATCTATCCGACAAAGGCAAAACGATCAAATCCAGAGCTGAGGCACTCCTCGGACGATTGGCCTCTTCGCGAGGCAAGATTGACCCCGACGCTGCTTTGCTGGAGAATAAGGTTGCAAGTCTGCTGGCAACTCAAAAGGAATACTTGTTCAAATTGGACCGTTTGAAGAGTGAAAAGGACCAGCTCTCTGAACAACTAAATGCCGCGACTTTGCGGTACTTCAAAGCGGAGAAGAAACTAGACCGTGCCAAAAGCTTTCAGGTGCAGAAGCTCGAACAACAAGCATTTGCTAATGCCACCCGCCCTTCTGCATCTGGCGATGGGAGTGCTGAGGCCGGCGAAACAAATGGCAATGCGGGTGAACTGTTGCTCAAGTATGAAGAGGCAACTGCAGCTGCTACCAAGCAAAAGGAACAACTCGATGTCATTTTGGCTGAAATCAAGACCCTTCAGGACGAGAACTCGACTCTTAAAGCGAAGAGAGAGACCTTAACTGATGAAGACTTCATTCGGACCGACGTTTTCAAACAGTTCAAAAACCAGAACGAGGATCTCATCAAACGTATCAACACCCTCGAAGCTACAAACAAACAGCTACGGGAAGAAGCCGAAAAACTACAAGCAGAGCGATCGATGTTCAGAACCCAGCTTGAAGCAGACGCGAATCAGGTGACACAAGAACTTGAAGCGGAGATCATTTCcagagatcaagatcttgcccGAGTGCGATCGGCGCGCGATGAATTGCTGGCCGAAACTACGCAGCATAAGGCAAGATTAGAACAGGACCGGGCATCAATCGATCAAGTCAAGGCTCTGGCGTCTGCCAAAGAGGATAGAATTACGGCTTTGGAAGCAAAACTTTCACGCCTTCAACCAAGCGAGGACCAGCAAGCTATTCGCCCGGATATCGAGGCATTGACAATTGATGAACTTCGTCTGCAATACACAAAATTGGAGCGAGATTTCAACTCTATCAACACTGAATTCCCGGCTATGGAAAAGGCATACAAGAAAATAATTCAAATTGCTCAAAAGAAAGCGATGGATACCAGTGCTGTAGAGGAACGCATGGCAATACTAATTGCAGAGAAGAGTAAAGCTGACCAGAAATACTTTGCCGCGCGAAAGGATGCAGACACTCGCAACAACGAGATTCGATCATTACGGCACCAGAACAGCAAGAGCTCGGAAATCATCGCCCAGCTGAAGGACCTCGAATCGCAGAACCGTACCCTACTGGGTAATTTGGATAAACAGTTGACGGATTTCAAACAAGCAAATGCAGCCCTTATgacagagaacaagaagatggaaacAGCAAGCCTCGATGCTCTCCGCCGTACTGAGTCTCTGAACAAGCAAGTTGCTGATCTGACAAACCTGGTCAAGTCTAAAGATGCGGCTTCTGCTGTGGTTCGTGAGCGCAATACTATGCAGGAGACTGaggtggagaagatgaaggtaCGCCTCGAACATACACAGAAAGATCGCGACAACTGGAAGAATAAGGCATTGAGCAATGCgtctgaagaagaggaaatgtTACGG ACGTTCGCTCTATGCACTATTTGTCGTATCAATTTCAAGAATACGGCGTTGAAGACGTGTGGCCATTTATTCTGCAACCAATGTGTGGATGATCGCATCAGCAACCGCATGCGAAAATGTCCTACATGTTCCCGAGCATTTGACAAGATGGACGTTATGCCCGTCCATCATTGA
- a CDS encoding E3 ubiquitin-protein ligase BRE1 — translation MQEYSRKASTYESRLEELHKRSVHHDDHLRLIDAWWRQVLEEMELLSDSEITSTTPSDPPYLSGVTFKDLHEFQKHLSDKGKTIKSRAEALLGRLASSRGKIDPDAALLENKVASLLATQKEYLFKLDRLKSEKDQLSEQLNAATLRYFKAEKKLDRAKSFQVQKLEQQAFANATRPSASGDGSAEAGETNGNAGELLLKYEEATAAATKQKEQLDVILAEIKTLQDENSTLKAKRETLTDEDFIRTDVFKQFKNQNEDLIKRINTLEATNKQLREEAEKLQAERSMFRTQLEADANQVTQELEAEIISRDQDLARVRSARDELLAETTQHKARLEQDRASIDQVKALASAKEDRITALEAKLSRLQPSEDQQAIRPDIEALTIDELRLQYTKLERDFNSINTEFPAMEKAYKKIIQIAQKKAMDTSAVEERMAILIAEKSKADQKYFAARKDADTRNNEIRSLRHQNSKSSEIIAQLKDLESQNRTLLGNLDKQLTDFKQANAALMTENKKMETASLDALRRTESLNKQVADLTNLVKSKDAASAVVRERNTMQETEVEKMKVRLEHTQKDRDNWKNKALSNASEEEEMLRTFALCTICRINFKNTALKTCGHLFCNQCVDDRISNRMRKCPTCSRAFDKMDVMPVHH, via the exons ATGCAAGAATACAGTCGAAAGGCTTCTACGTACGAGTCGCGCCTCGAGGAACTTCACAAACGATCTGTCCATCACGACGACCATTTGAGACTTATCGATGCTTGGTGGCGACAG GTGCTTGAGGAAATGGAGCTTCTTTCAGACTCGGAGATCACTTCTACGACACCATCCG ATCCTCCATATCTGAGTGGCGTGACTTTCAAGGATCTTCATGAATTCCAGAAACATCTATCCGACAAAGGCAAAACGATCAAATCCAGAGCTGAGGCACTCCTCGGACGATTGGCCTCTTCGCGAGGCAAGATTGACCCCGACGCTGCTTTGCTGGAGAATAAGGTTGCAAGTCTGCTGGCAACTCAAAAGGAATACTTGTTCAAATTGGACCGTTTGAAGAGTGAAAAGGACCAGCTCTCTGAACAACTAAATGCCGCGACTTTGCGGTACTTCAAAGCGGAGAAGAAACTAGACCGTGCCAAAAGCTTTCAGGTGCAGAAGCTCGAACAACAAGCATTTGCTAATGCCACCCGCCCTTCTGCATCTGGCGATGGGAGTGCTGAGGCCGGCGAAACAAATGGCAATGCGGGTGAACTGTTGCTCAAGTATGAAGAGGCAACTGCAGCTGCTACCAAGCAAAAGGAACAACTCGATGTCATTTTGGCTGAAATCAAGACCCTTCAGGACGAGAACTCGACTCTTAAAGCGAAGAGAGAGACCTTAACTGATGAAGACTTCATTCGGACCGACGTTTTCAAACAGTTCAAAAACCAGAACGAGGATCTCATCAAACGTATCAACACCCTCGAAGCTACAAACAAACAGCTACGGGAAGAAGCCGAAAAACTACAAGCAGAGCGATCGATGTTCAGAACCCAGCTTGAAGCAGACGCGAATCAGGTGACACAAGAACTTGAAGCGGAGATCATTTCcagagatcaagatcttgcccGAGTGCGATCGGCGCGCGATGAATTGCTGGCCGAAACTACGCAGCATAAGGCAAGATTAGAACAGGACCGGGCATCAATCGATCAAGTCAAGGCTCTGGCGTCTGCCAAAGAGGATAGAATTACGGCTTTGGAAGCAAAACTTTCACGCCTTCAACCAAGCGAGGACCAGCAAGCTATTCGCCCGGATATCGAGGCATTGACAATTGATGAACTTCGTCTGCAATACACAAAATTGGAGCGAGATTTCAACTCTATCAACACTGAATTCCCGGCTATGGAAAAGGCATACAAGAAAATAATTCAAATTGCTCAAAAGAAAGCGATGGATACCAGTGCTGTAGAGGAACGCATGGCAATACTAATTGCAGAGAAGAGTAAAGCTGACCAGAAATACTTTGCCGCGCGAAAGGATGCAGACACTCGCAACAACGAGATTCGATCATTACGGCACCAGAACAGCAAGAGCTCGGAAATCATCGCCCAGCTGAAGGACCTCGAATCGCAGAACCGTACCCTACTGGGTAATTTGGATAAACAGTTGACGGATTTCAAACAAGCAAATGCAGCCCTTATgacagagaacaagaagatggaaacAGCAAGCCTCGATGCTCTCCGCCGTACTGAGTCTCTGAACAAGCAAGTTGCTGATCTGACAAACCTGGTCAAGTCTAAAGATGCGGCTTCTGCTGTGGTTCGTGAGCGCAATACTATGCAGGAGACTGaggtggagaagatgaaggtaCGCCTCGAACATACACAGAAAGATCGCGACAACTGGAAGAATAAGGCATTGAGCAATGCgtctgaagaagaggaaatgtTACGG ACGTTCGCTCTATGCACTATTTGTCGTATCAATTTCAAGAATACGGCGTTGAAGACGTGTGGCCATTTATTCTGCAACCAATGTGTGGATGATCGCATCAGCAACCGCATGCGAAAATGTCCTACATGTTCCCGAGCATTTGACAAGATGGACGTTATGCCCGTCCATCATTGA
- a CDS encoding ATP-binding cassette, subfamily B (MDR/TAP), member 1, whose product MTEISEKATAATSSSNPSRPSSSTHSGSGSTDKDAVRPHMKPSSDPNNEKLDLTKADSAVIVPPKAENIEDHYRHLPPDEAEVLRRQVVSPEVKQGVAVLYRYASRNDILIILISALCSIAGGAALPLMTVVFGQLQGVFQDFFVNRTLTSSAFNDKLVEFVLYFVYLGIGEFIVVYISTVGFIYTGEHLAAKIREHYLESCLRQNIGFFDQIGAGEVVTRITSDTNLIQDGISEKVSLTLAAVATFVSAFIIGFIKYWKLTLILFSTVVALLINMGGGSSFILKYNRQSLEAYAHGGSLADEVISSIRNAVAFGTQERLARQYDAHLKNAEYFGFRVKGAVACMIAGMMMVLYLNYGLAFWQGSKMLVDGETSLSNILTILMAVMIGAFNLGNVAPNIQAFTNAVAAAAKIFNTIDRVSPLDSSSNEGEKLENIQGSIRLSKIKHIYPSRPEVTVMDDVSLEIPAGKVTALVGASGSGKSTIVGLVERFYDPVQGTVYLDGHDISKLNLRWLRQQMALVSQEPTLFGTTIFNNIRHGLIGTKYEDASEEKQHELVIEAAKKANAHDFVSSLPEKYETNVGERGFLLSGGQKQRIAIARAIVSDPKILLLDEATSALDTKSEGVVQAALENASEGRTTITIAHRLSTIRDAHNIVVMSDGRIVEQGTHNELLENKGPYSKLVSAQKIAAAETMTPEEQAAIDEEEVSLMRKMTSEKQAANIADPNDNIAARLDRTSTTKSASSLALQGHKAEAEQKYGLWTLIKLIASFNKKELGFMLVGLVFSAICGGGNPTQAVFFAKQITTLSAPVTDQTKHQIKKDSDFWSAMYLMLAFVQLFAFVIQGILFAKCSERLVHRVRDRAFRAMLRQDVAFFDRDENTAGALTSFLSTETTHVAGLSGVTLGTLLMVATTLIAAIALSLAIQWKLSLVCISMIPILLGCGFFRFWILAQFQRRSKAAYDSSAGFASEAISAIRTVASLTREEDVLKQYRDSLAIQQRKSLISVLKSSTLYAASQSLLFACFALAFWWGGSLLSKFELSMFQFFLCIMAIIFGAQSAGTIFSFAPDMGKAHHAAGELKKLFDRQPVVDTWSDTGDRLPHVEGTLEFRDVHFRYPTRPEQPVLRGLNLVVRPGQYIALVGASGCGKSTTIALLERFYDPLSGGVFIDGHEISTLNVNDYRSHIALVSQEPTLYQGTIRDNILLGTAREDVSDEDIEHATREANIYDFIVSLPDGFNTVVGSKGTLLSGGQKQRIAIARALIRDPKILLLDEATSALDSESEHVVQAALDKAAKGRTTIAVAHRLSTIQKADIIYVFDQGRIVEEGTHSELMKKNGRYAELVNLQSLEKQS is encoded by the exons atgacCGAAATTTCGGAAAAAGCAACCGCTGcaacaagcagcagcaatccCTCGCGaccatcgtcgtcaaccCACAGCGGGAGTGGTTCAACCGACAAAGATGCAGTTCGCCCACACATGAAACCTTCGAGCGACCCCAACAACGAAAAGTTGGACTTGACAAAGGCCGATTCAGCAGTCATTGTGCCTCCCAAGGCAGAGAATATCGAGGATCACTATCGACACTTGCCACCTGACGAAGCCGAGGTGTTACGACGCCAAGTCGTGAGCCCCGAAGTCAAGCAGGGCGTAGCTGTACTATACAGATATGCCTCCCGCAACGACATATTAATtattctcatctcagcccTATGCTCCATTGCTGGTGGCGCGGCGCTTCCTCTTATGACTGTGGTCTTTGGACAACTTCAGGGCGTGTTCCAAGATTTTTTCGTGAATCGTACCTTAACGAGCAGCGCCTTCAACGACAAATTGGTGGAATTCGTCTTGTACTTTGTCTATTTAGGCATTGGCGAATTCATTGTCGTATACATATCGACTGTTGGGTTTATCTATACTGGAGAGCATCTGGCCGCAAAGATTCGTGAGCATTACCTTGAAAGCTGTTTGAGACAAAATATCGGTTTCTTCGATCAAATTGGTGCTGGCGAAGTGGTCACAAGAATTACATCCGACACGAATCTCATTCAAGACGGCATTTCGGAGAAGGTGTCTCTCACTCTTGCAGCTGTGGCTACGTTCGTGTCGGCCTTCATCATCGGTTTCATCAAGTATTGGAAACTGACTCTGATCCTTTTTTCTACCGTTGTTGCTCTCCTGATCAATATGGGCGGTGGCTCATCCTTCATATTAAAGTATAATCGACAAAGTCTTGAAGCCTATGCCCATGGAGGAAGTCTTGCAGACGAGGTCATCAGTTCAATTCGAAATGCTGTCGCATTTGGGACGCAGGAACGCCTAGCCAGGCAATACGATGCCCATCTCAAGAATGCGGAATATTTTGGGTTTCGTGTCAAAGGCGCTGTCGCTTGCATGATTGCAG GTATGATGATGGTCCTGTATCTCAACTATGGTCTGGCCTTTTGGCAAGGTAGCAAGATGCTTGTAGACGGTGAAACTTCACTTTCCAACATTCTTACTATCCTTATGGCAGTAATGATAGGCGCCTTCAACTTGGGTAACGTGGCTCCTAATATTCAG GCTTTTACGAATGcagttgctgctgctgccaagatcttcaataCAATCGATCGTGTTTCTCCCCTCGATTCCTCTAGCAATGAGGGCGAGAAGCTAGAGAATATCCAAGGCTCTATCCGGCTCTCAAAAATTAAGCACATCTACCCTTCTCGCCCGGAAGTCACAGTTATGGATGATGTGAGTCTCGAAATTCCGGCCGGCAAGGTGACGGCTCTCGTTGGGGCATCAGGCTCAGGCAAATCCACGATTGTGGGCTTGGTTGAACGATTCTACGATCCTGTGCAAGGCACAGTTTACCTGGATGGACACGATATCTCTAAGCTTAATCTCCGGTGGCTACGACAGCAAATGGCTCTTGTCAGCCAAGAACCCACGCTCTTTGGCACCActatcttcaacaacattcgTCACGGTTTGATCGGCACCAAGTATGAAGATGCGAGCGAGGAAAAGCAGCATGAGTTGGTTAtcgaagctgccaagaaggccaacgCGCATgactttgtttcttctcttcccgaAAAATACGAAACCAACGTCGGAGAACGAGGATTTCTCCTCTCAGGTGGCCAGAAGCAGCGTATTGCCATCGCTCGCGCCATCGTTTCCGATCCCAAGA ttctcctccttgacgaagCAACGAGCGCTCTCGATACCAAGTCAGAAGGTGTTGTGCAGGCTGCCCTTGAGAACGCCTCTGAAGGTCGTACAACTATTACCATTGCTCATCGTCTCTCAACTATTAGAGATGCCCACAACATCGTTGTGATGTCTGATGGACGAATCGTCGAACAAGGGACTCATAACGAACTCCTAGAGAACAAGGGCCCATATTCGAAGCTCGTTTCGGCACAGAAAATTGCCGCTGCTGAGACAATGACCCCTGAGGAGCAagctgccattgatgaggaggaggtaTCACTTATGCGGAAGATGACGAGCGAGAAACAGGCTGCAAATATCGCTGACCCTAACGACAATATCGCGGCCAGGCTAGACCGCACGAGCACCACAAAATCCGCATCGAGTCTGGCTCTTCAAGGTCACAAAGCCGAGGCCGAACAAAAGTATGGCTTGTGGACACTTATCAAACTCATCGCGTctttcaacaagaaggaattGGGTTTCATGCTTGTGGGACTGGTGTTCTCTGCTATCTGCGGCGGAGGAAACCCTACGCAAGCTG TTTTCTTTGCCAAGCAGATCACAACTCTATCAGCACCCGTGACGGATCAAACCAAGCaccagatcaagaaagatTCTGATTTCTGGAGCGCCATGTATCTCATGCTCGCCTTTGTTCAGCTGTTCGCATTCGTCATCCAAGGTATTTTGTTTGCGAAATGTTCTGAGCGACTAGTCCACAGAGTAAGAGACCGAGCTTTCCGAGCCATGCTTCGTCAAGACGTTGCCTTCTTTGACCGCGATGAGAACACTGCAGGAGCCCTCACTTCATTTCTCTCTACTGAAACAACTCACGTCGCTGGACTGAGCGGCGTGACTCTGGGTACACTGTTAATGGTTGCCACGACACTCATAGCTGCTATTGCTCTATCCCTAGCAATTCAGTGGAAGCTTTCACTCGTGTGTATTTCAATGATCCCCATCCTCTTGGGATGTGGCTTTTTCCGCTTCTGGATCCTTGCTCAATTTCAGCGCCGCTCCAAGGCTGCCTACGACAGCTCTGCCGGGTTTGCCTCCGAGGCAATCTCGGCCATCCGCACCGTCGCCAGTTTGACCCGCGAAGAGGATGTCTTGAAGCAGTACAGAGACTCTCTGGCTATACAACAGCGGAAGAGTCTAATCTCCGTCCTGAAGTCATCCACCCTCTACGCCGCCTCTCAGAGCCTCCTGTTCGCATGTTTCGCGCTCGCATTCTGGTGGGGAGGCAGCCTCCTCTCCAAGTTTGAACTGAGCATGTTCCAATTCTTCCTCTGCATCATGGCGATTATCTTTGGAGCCCAGAGCGCGGGAACTATCTTTAGTTTTGCGCCTGATATGGGCAAAGCCCATCATGCGGCCGgtgagctgaagaagttgtttGATAGGCAGCCCGTGGTTGATACTTGGTCGGACACCGGAGATCGTCTACCACATGTCGAAGGTACCCTAGAGTTCCGGGACGTCCACTTCCGATATCCTACAAGACCCGAGCAACCTGTTCTGCGTGGCCTGAATCTTGTTGTAAGACCTGGACAGTACATCGCCCTTGTGGGCGCATCAGGCTGCGGAAAGTCCACGACCATTGCACTCTTAGAACGATTCTACGATCCCCTTTCTGGCGGGGTATTCATCGACGGTCACGAAATCAGCACGTTGAATGTAAACGATTATCGATCACATATCGCTCTTGTGAGTCAGGAGCCTACACTTTACCAAGGAACCATCAGGGACAACATCCTTTTGGGTACTGCTCGTGAGGATGTCTCggatgaagacattgagcaTGCCACTCGTGAAGCCAATATCTATGATTTTATTGTGTCGCTTCCCGACGGCTTCAACACTGTTGTTGGCAGTAAGGGCACCCTGCTCTCTGGTGGACAGAAACAGCGAATTGCTATTGCAAGAGCTTTAATCAGAGACCCCAAAATAttgctccttgatgaagccacTTCAGCTTTGGACTCAGAGTCAGAACATGTGGTACAGGCTGCACTAGACAAGGCGGCCAAGGGCCGAACTACTATAGCTGTTGCTCATCGTCTGAGCACCATCCAGAAGGCTGATATTATTTATGTCTTCGACCAAGGGCGTATCGTTGAGGAAGGAACACATTCggagctgatgaagaagaatggaCGTTACGCTGAGTTAGTCAACTTGCAGAGCCTCGAGAAGCAGAGTTAA